One segment of Leuconostoc lactis DNA contains the following:
- the fabZ gene encoding 3-hydroxyacyl-ACP dehydratase FabZ — MSVLNTQQIMDIIPHRYPMLMLDTVEELVPGERAVAYKNISINEEIFQGHFPGNPTFPGALTVEALAQTGAVALLSMPEYKGKTAYFGGIKKARYRQMVRPGDRLRLEVTIDRLRGPIGTGKGIVWIGDKKATTAELTFIIGD, encoded by the coding sequence ATGAGCGTACTAAATACCCAACAAATTATGGACATCATCCCGCATCGTTATCCGATGTTGATGTTGGATACGGTTGAAGAATTGGTGCCGGGTGAACGTGCCGTGGCTTACAAGAATATTTCAATCAATGAAGAAATTTTCCAAGGTCATTTTCCAGGGAATCCAACATTTCCAGGTGCGTTAACCGTTGAAGCCTTGGCCCAAACGGGTGCCGTTGCGCTCTTGTCGATGCCGGAGTATAAAGGGAAAACAGCTTACTTTGGTGGTATCAAGAAGGCGCGTTATCGTCAAATGGTACGCCCTGGTGATCGTTTGCGTCTGGAAGTCACAATTGATCGTTTGCGTGGGCCAATTGGGACAGGTAAAGGCATTGTGTGGATTGGTGACAAGAAAGCAACAACTGCTGAATTGACATTCATCATTGGAGATTAA
- the fabF gene encoding beta-ketoacyl-ACP synthase II encodes MTRVVITGLGAVTPLGNDTETFLNGIFNEEIGIKPITKFDATETGITVAGQVDGFDPAKRVGKRDARKLDLFSQYAIDAADQALENAGLKAPEGSENPTTVQDPNRFGVILGNGIGGLTTIQEQVIKMHDKGPQRVSPLFVPESIPNMVSGNVSLRFGAKGVNYTVVTACASATNAIGEAFWRIQSGKADVMLTGGSEATVNEIGIAGFAALTALSTETDPTEASKPFDKNRHGFVLGEGSGILVIESLEHAQARGANILAEVVGYGASSDAYHMTSPSPDGEGAARAMRDALRDADLQPEKISYINAHGTATGANDSGEAHAIATVFGANNVPVSSTKGMTGHLLGAAGAIEALVSVGALVRGEMPVNVGVDEQDDDTKLVNLVSTATKHTAPEYVLSANYGFGGHNAAVIFKNWHEEA; translated from the coding sequence ATGACACGAGTAGTCATTACTGGTCTTGGTGCCGTAACCCCACTTGGAAATGATACAGAAACATTTTTGAATGGTATCTTCAATGAAGAAATCGGGATTAAGCCAATTACAAAGTTCGATGCCACAGAAACAGGGATTACGGTCGCTGGCCAAGTTGATGGATTTGACCCAGCAAAACGTGTGGGCAAGCGTGATGCACGTAAGTTGGATTTGTTCTCGCAATACGCCATTGATGCTGCTGACCAAGCATTGGAAAATGCTGGTTTGAAAGCACCTGAAGGGTCAGAAAATCCAACGACTGTCCAAGACCCAAATCGTTTTGGGGTTATTCTTGGTAATGGTATCGGTGGTTTGACCACGATTCAGGAACAAGTGATTAAAATGCATGACAAGGGACCACAACGCGTGAGCCCATTGTTCGTGCCTGAATCAATTCCAAACATGGTGTCTGGTAACGTGTCATTGCGTTTTGGCGCCAAAGGGGTAAACTATACGGTGGTGACTGCTTGTGCCTCTGCAACCAATGCCATTGGGGAAGCCTTTTGGCGTATCCAATCAGGTAAAGCGGATGTGATGTTGACGGGTGGTTCAGAAGCGACAGTTAATGAAATTGGGATTGCTGGTTTCGCAGCTTTGACAGCGTTGTCAACGGAAACAGATCCGACTGAAGCGTCAAAGCCATTTGATAAGAATCGCCATGGTTTCGTCCTTGGTGAAGGGTCAGGTATTTTGGTGATTGAAAGCCTTGAACACGCGCAAGCACGCGGGGCCAACATCTTGGCAGAAGTTGTCGGTTATGGGGCATCATCTGATGCTTATCACATGACATCACCATCACCTGATGGTGAAGGTGCAGCACGTGCCATGCGCGATGCACTTCGCGATGCCGATTTGCAACCTGAAAAGATTTCATATATCAACGCGCATGGCACAGCTACCGGCGCTAACGATTCTGGCGAAGCGCATGCGATTGCCACAGTGTTTGGTGCTAACAATGTTCCTGTCTCATCAACTAAGGGGATGACGGGTCATTTGCTTGGTGCGGCTGGTGCGATTGAAGCGTTGGTTTCAGTTGGCGCCCTTGTTCGCGGCGAAATGCCAGTCAACGTTGGTGTGGACGAACAAGATGATGACACAAAGTTGGTCAACTTGGTCTCAACTGCGACAAAACACACTGCACCTGAATATGTATTGAGTGCAAATTATGGTTTTGGTGGGCACAACGCTGCAGTCATTTTCAAAAACTGGCACGAAGAGGCTTAA
- a CDS encoding ACP S-malonyltransferase translates to MKLGILFSGQGAQKAGMGADLYAALPAYRDTIDQASAILGYDLQAVANDETKITQTAYAQPAILAMSNAIINALGENLPMPVAGLGLSLGEYSALTASGAMGFEQAVAIIKDRGIYMQTVGAANPGKMVAVMGDDQALVEDVLTSLQAAGKQVYPANYNTFAQLVIGGVAEDVDEAMAALTEAGIQRLVELPVSGAFHTPLLKDAAVQLTTRLAGETFNETQYPVYSNTTGALFTADTLFETLTKQIISPTYFAQAMEKMLADGVDTFIEVGPSDTLIKFAKKIAPKDVKRYAITDIDSFNAVRDLLVAAGKEA, encoded by the coding sequence ATGAAATTAGGTATCTTATTTAGCGGTCAAGGCGCGCAAAAAGCTGGCATGGGTGCCGACTTATACGCAGCATTGCCCGCTTACCGTGACACAATTGACCAAGCGTCAGCCATCTTAGGCTATGATTTACAAGCTGTGGCCAATGACGAAACAAAAATCACGCAAACAGCTTACGCACAACCTGCTATTTTGGCGATGAGCAACGCGATTATTAACGCATTAGGTGAGAATTTACCAATGCCAGTAGCCGGGTTGGGCTTGAGCTTGGGTGAATATTCGGCGTTGACTGCCAGTGGGGCTATGGGATTTGAACAAGCCGTGGCGATTATCAAAGACCGTGGCATCTACATGCAGACAGTCGGTGCGGCGAATCCAGGTAAGATGGTTGCCGTGATGGGTGATGATCAAGCGTTGGTAGAAGATGTGTTGACATCATTGCAGGCAGCAGGCAAGCAAGTTTACCCAGCCAACTATAATACGTTTGCGCAACTGGTCATTGGTGGTGTGGCTGAAGATGTTGATGAGGCCATGGCAGCCTTAACTGAAGCAGGTATTCAACGACTCGTTGAATTACCCGTGTCAGGGGCCTTCCATACACCATTGTTAAAAGATGCAGCTGTGCAGTTGACAACACGTCTGGCGGGCGAAACTTTCAACGAGACCCAATATCCAGTTTATTCAAATACGACGGGGGCATTATTTACGGCTGACACGTTATTTGAAACACTGACAAAACAAATTATTTCACCCACTTACTTTGCGCAAGCAATGGAGAAAATGTTGGCTGATGGCGTCGATACATTTATTGAAGTTGGGCCATCAGACACGTTAATTAAATTCGCCAAGAAAATTGCACCAAAGGACGTCAAGCGTTACGCGATTACCGATATTGACAGTTTCAATGCGGTGCGTGATTTATTAGTTGCAGCAGGAAAGGAAGCCTAG
- a CDS encoding acetyl-CoA carboxylase biotin carboxyl carrier protein: MSLNIDEIRSLMADLENSSLREFQITDGDFSLHLSKNDNAAIVAPALAAAAESVTVNDTPNEHPLAKPVAAGVEIVAPMVGTVYLQPKPEAPMFKQVGDKVAVGETVAVIEAMKLMTEIHSEVAGTIAEVLVENEEVVDYNKPLYIVTPA, encoded by the coding sequence ATGAGTTTAAATATCGATGAAATCCGCAGTTTGATGGCGGATCTAGAAAATAGTTCATTACGTGAATTTCAAATTACTGACGGTGATTTTAGTTTGCATTTGTCAAAAAATGACAATGCAGCGATTGTCGCACCAGCACTCGCTGCTGCAGCAGAATCAGTGACAGTTAACGATACCCCTAACGAACATCCATTGGCCAAACCAGTGGCAGCGGGGGTCGAAATTGTTGCCCCAATGGTTGGGACAGTGTATTTGCAACCAAAGCCAGAAGCGCCAATGTTTAAACAAGTTGGTGACAAGGTAGCGGTTGGCGAAACAGTGGCAGTGATTGAAGCGATGAAACTGATGACAGAAATTCATAGTGAAGTTGCTGGCACAATTGCCGAAGTTTTGGTGGAGAACGAAGAAGTGGTGGACTATAACAAGCCACTTTATATCGTGACACCAGCATAA
- the fabG gene encoding 3-oxoacyl-[acyl-carrier-protein] reductase: MMDFTDQTVLVTGSSRGIGLAIAKAFDAAGAQVILHARSAIAPEILAEFKQTPQTLQFDIADAEAAEASIKALYKQADFPGIDVLINNAGITKDQLAMAMTPADFAQVINVNLNGTFNVTQPIFKKMIRQRHGAIVNMSSVIGLMGNMGQTNYAASKAGIIGFTKSLAKEGARRGIRVNAIAPGMIMSDMTAVLPEETQAEILKNIPLSRFGEASEVAEAALFLAHSSYITGQTLTVDGGLYI; the protein is encoded by the coding sequence ATGATGGATTTCACAGATCAAACAGTGCTCGTTACTGGCTCATCGCGCGGTATTGGTTTGGCAATTGCCAAAGCCTTTGATGCTGCGGGCGCCCAAGTGATTTTACATGCGCGTTCAGCTATCGCGCCAGAAATTTTGGCTGAATTTAAGCAGACACCGCAAACTTTGCAATTCGATATTGCGGATGCTGAAGCAGCTGAGGCTAGTATCAAGGCCTTATACAAGCAAGCAGATTTCCCTGGCATTGATGTTTTGATTAACAATGCGGGTATTACCAAAGACCAATTGGCTATGGCTATGACGCCAGCTGATTTTGCTCAGGTCATTAATGTGAACTTGAATGGGACATTTAATGTGACGCAACCAATCTTTAAGAAGATGATTCGTCAAAGACACGGGGCCATTGTGAACATGAGTTCCGTTATTGGATTAATGGGTAACATGGGGCAAACGAATTATGCTGCTTCAAAAGCAGGTATCATTGGTTTCACCAAGTCACTTGCCAAAGAAGGTGCCCGTCGTGGGATTCGTGTAAATGCGATTGCGCCAGGCATGATTATGTCTGATATGACGGCGGTTTTGCCAGAAGAAACGCAAGCGGAAATTTTGAAGAATATTCCCTTGTCACGGTTCGGTGAAGCCAGTGAAGTCGCTGAAGCAGCGCTTTTCTTAGCACATAGTTCCTACATTACAGGGCAAACATTGACTGTTGATGGCGGATTGTATATTTAA